The sequence below is a genomic window from Pseudorca crassidens isolate mPseCra1 chromosome 20, mPseCra1.hap1, whole genome shotgun sequence.
tcccgtCTTTATCTGTCTCTATAACACTCTTactttctcttcctgtctctccccctctccatctctgtgtctcagtctctcttttctgtgtgtgtctccTCCACCCAGTTTTTCTGGCTCTCTTTGCTTCAGTCTTACTGCCTCTTCACctttctttcagattctttctctTGTTATCTCgttgtctctctctctgaatCTGTCTCTCTGTAACTGCGagtccatctctccctccccctcgtCTCTGTCTCTTGGCCCCTTCTCTGTGTCCACAGTCCCCCTCCCCATGGGCCGAAGGATCAAGGCCACATCAGGTCACAGGCCccaaatgcagattcctgggagGTGGGCCAGCAGGGACTGGGGCATGGGGTGGGGTGAAAACAGTTTCAGGGACCCCCCCCTTCCCATCCTTTTCTCttcaccccccacccaccctgtgTTGTGATGGGAGTTGACATGTCGTGGGCTGCAGCTGCCGCAGGGGGAATCCCTGCCGGAAGGTTTTGCCTGGAGCAGAGGCACAgcctgattttgtgtgtgtgtgtgtgtgtgtgtgtgtgtgtgtgagtgtgtgtgtgtgtaggcataTATGGGGCCTTGTGCCCATTAATGTGAGCATGAAAGTCTGCCCCCTGTGTGGGAGCTCAGCAGAGCCCAGGATGAAACCAGCCTCAGAGAAAGACTTTTCAAGACTGAGCAGGGAGACTGATGTGTTTTTCTCAGCCTCTCCCACCATCAGAACCCCTCTGCTACAGCCAGAGGTTGCGGGGGGTGTATTACccttaacatttactgaatacttactgtgtgccaggcccgaTGCTCAGTGACCCCTATGAATGAGTTCACTGAACTCTTGCAGCAACCCAATGAAGACAGTACAATTATCAGACCATTTTACAAATCAGGAAATTATGGCCTAGTTAGGGAAAATCATTGGTTTGGGGTCACAGAGCTAGCAAGCTGGGgaagccaggacttgaacctgagTCTATTTGATCTAAAGCCCTTGCTCTTAATAATAGTGCACATTTTTATCTCTGGCACATATTGGACacgatgataataataataattatccaCTTACATGTATTGAACACATTTTATATGCTGGGCACTGTTCTGAGTATACCATGCTCATtaatccatttaatcctcacagaggTAAGGcctgtttttatctccattttacagatgaagaaaccgagattcagagaggttcagacacttgcccgaggtcacacagctagtaagtgtcagagctggaatttgaacccagggagTATGGCTTTGATATCCATGACTTTAAGCCCTAGTCAGCtgtgatttttcaaaatatatcatgGGTAGTGGAAGACACAGGCTGGGCCAGATGACATCCCTCTGGTTGTGAGATTATAAGAGGTCTGGGAGCTCCTAGAAGAAGGGCAGAGGTGGGTAGGACACTCAGAGGTGGGGCAGTGGTAATTTACCAAGCAGCAATGGAAATACTGTTATCTATTAACAAGTGCATGCCAGCTGATAATCAGTCTTGTCACTGTTCTAAAGGACCCGCTTGTCAGGAAGGGAGGGATCTGGGTCGGACTCCTAGCAGGAAATCCCAGGGTGGCCAGGCTGGCGGTCAAGCCCTACGCCTGGGTGACCCTTCTCCTTCCTTGCAGATCTCACCTCCCACTCCTCCCGTCTTCCCCCTGCACCATGGCTCCAGGCCCCTTCTCCTCGGCGCTCCTCTCGCTGCCGCCTGCTGCCCTGCCCTTTCTGCTGCTTCTCTGGGCGGGGGCATCTCGAGGCCAGCCCTGCCCCGGCCGCTGCATCTGCCAGAACGTGGCGCCCACGCTGACCATGCTGTGCGCCAAGACCGGCTTGCTCTTTGTGCCTCCGGCCATCGACCGGCGCGTGGTGGAGCTGCGGCTCACCGACAACTTCATCGCGGCCGTCCGCCGCCGAGACTTCGCCAACATGACCAGCCTGGTGCACCTCACCCTCTCCCGGAACACCATCGGCCAGGTGGCGGCCGGCGCCTTTGCAGACCTCCGCGCCCTCCGCGCCCTGCACCTCGACAGCAACCGCTTGGCGGAGGTCCGGGGCGACCAGCTCCGCGGCTTGGGCAACCTCCGCCACCTGATCCTCGGCAATAACCAGATCCGCCGGGTGGAGTCGGCCGCCTTCGACGCCTTTCTCTCCACCGTGGAGGACCTGGATCTGTCCTACAACAACTTGGAGGCCCTGCCGTGGGAGGCCGTAGGCCAGATGGTGAACCTGAACACCCTCACGCTGGACCACAACCTGATCGACCACATCGCCGAAGGTACCTTCGTGCAGCTTCACAAACTGGTTCGCCTGGACATGACCTCCAACCGCCTGCATAAACTGCCCCCTGACGGGCTCTTCCTGAGGTCCCAAGGCCCCGGGCCAAAGCCACCCACGCCGCTCACGGTCAGCTTCGGCGGCAACCCCCTGCACTGCAACTGCGAGCTGCTCTGGCTGCGGCGGCTGACGAGGGAGGATGACCTGGAGACGTGCGCCACCCCTGAGCACCTCACTGACCGCTACTTCTGGTCCATCCCCGAGGAGGAGTTCCTGTGTGAACCTCCGTTGATCACTCGGCAAGCAGGCGGCCGGGCCCTGGTGGTGGAGGGCCAGGCGGTCAGCCTGCGATGCCGCGCTGTGGGTGACCCTGAGCCGGTAGTGCATTGGGTGGCACCTGATGGGCGGTTGCTGGGGAACTCGAGCCGGACCCGGGTCCGGGGGGATGGGACACTggatgtaaccatcaccaccttGCGGGACAGTGGCACGTTCACTTGCATAGCCTCCAACGCCGCCGGGGAAGCCACGGCACCGGTGGAGGTGTGCGTGGTGCCTCTGCCTCTGATGGCGCCCCCGCCGGCCGCCCCACCACCTCTCACCGAGCCTGGCTCCTCGGACATCGCTACACCTGGCCGACCTGGTGCCAATGAATCTGGGGCTGAGCGCCGGCTTGTGGCTGCCGAGCTCACCTCCAGCTCCGTGCTCATCCGCTGGCCAGCCCAGAGGCCCGTGCCTGGCATCCGCATGTACCAGGTCCAGTACAACAGCTCCGCGGATGACTCCCTTGTCTACAGGTGGGTGCTGCAGTCCCAggacctcctcccaccccaggggcCCTCCCTCCCATCTGCCGGCTCACTAGGCCTTCTTGCTCAGCTGGGGTTCTAGATGGGTACGTAGAGTGGTCTCCGGCTCTCATTTGCcatatttccttctctctctctttctgtctcactgtctttgtgtttcacacattttgcataTCTTCGTTTCGCACCCACATGAGCCAGACCGGGGCTGGGCACTGGAGTTATAACTGAGTGCGCCCAGCATGATCCCTGCTCTCGTGGGGCTCGTGGTCTACGTCACTGCTCGCCAAAGGTGTCCGATTGTCTACCTTGTCAGTTAAACATTCTAGAGCATGAAGTAtactcacacatatatatttacagttacaTTCATATTTGGAAATTATATACCAGTGCTACTGTATCAATACATTGGGTAcattatagaaacagaaaagtatgagaaaaagatataaatacaaattatttccACCATCCACTGGGTTAGAAGCCATCGCCCCGGTGAGGACAGACACGTATGGTGTAGACAGATGTTAAAGAGTTACTTTCCCCCatcatctgtttttctcttgttctcgccatgtctctgtctgtctgtaccttctctccctcctgccctcatgAGGCACTAAGCCCCGGCTCTCTGCTAGGCCCTGAGCtgggtgcaggggacacagggagaCCAAGAgagcagtccctgccctcagggagctcacagccCGGAGGGAGGAGGCCGTACACGATGAATTAACAGCCTTGGCCTTGCGTTGCCTCTCCAGCTGGGTAGTTTTTGAGTGTGGCTCACAGCCACagacctggcacacagtgggagaGTTTGATAGGTGGTTGTGGACTCTGTGGACGTCTCTCcttcatcctggctctgcctccctTGGACACACTGTAGAGTGCCCACTGAATGCTTAATCCTGTGTTTGACTTCACTTGGGGGCGCCAGAGCGGGTGGAGCCATTTCCCCACCCGTGGGCAACCTCAGATCTTGGGGGTGCTCAGACCTGCACTGAGATGTCTGCCTCTTGGGCTCCATCTTCACCTTGCCCAGCGTTCTCTTGGCCAcggtcctggcacacagtaggcattttCCCATTGTTGGTTGAATGAGTAGAtgcctcccttttttcttgtctctgtcatcctcattttcctctctttttgaaTCTGGTCACCAAACACTGAATAAATGCCTACTGCATGCCAGTTTCCATGCTGGGCCCGGGCCTACCGAGATGGATCAAACACTGGCCCAGTCTTACAAACATTAgggcaaacaaatgaacaaaacaaaaacttttataaCGTGCTACCAAGGATTCTACTCCATTCGACCTTCCCAACTCCGCTGTGAGGCAGCCATGATccccctcccattttacagacaggggaaagtgaggctcagttGGGGgaagtcacttgctcaaggtcacacagaaagaggcagagccaggattccagtTCTTACCCTTCTAACACCTAATTCTGCCCTTTTTACACTGAACACGTTTATCGAGCACCTACTGTTTTCCAGGCAGGGATTAGGGGAGATGGATAATACATTTCTGtaaacagctcttggtttctgTGATTCtccacctctctctttctcttttccttctctctctaacCCATGGTCACTACATGATGGAGTGGAGGGAGGTTTAcaggtccccagaccctgcaTGTATGCCAACGTTGGTGGCCCTCTGTCTCCAGCTGGGCAGCAGACCCTGGGACTCTTCCATTCCCTGTAGGGCCACAGTTCCTATCCTCCGTCCCCCATTGCAGGCCCCTGTGCTACAGCACTGCAGGGGTTAACTTCCTCACTGCCGCCATGGGCGGAGGTGACAACCAACCAGAAGCCTGCTCTGCTGCTTGCTTGGGTCTTACAGCCAATTAGAGAAACATGGGCTCAAGCTTTCTTAAGGAGCCAGCCTCTGTCCTTGGAAAGGGGGGAGTCCCTAGCAACTGGTTATTTTGGGGGAAGGAGCAAAAAGAATCCAAGGCTTTTTGAGAAGGGATgatgagaggaagaggaagacttAGAGCCAGGGGCCCAAGgttggatggggtgggggggggcactgGTCTGTGAAATGGCAGGCAGGGGGAGAGTCAGAGAGGTGGTTGGCCTTTATGAGGTGGTGAGGGCCTTACCTGAAGTCTTTCGGTGGGAGGATGGCTCTTGGTGGTGGTGGAACCTTCTGGAGGTGGAGGAACTGAGGTGGGTTTCAGGACCAGAAGGTGGCCTGTAGAGATGGGGGCATGGCCTTTAGAGGAGGTGGCGCTCCTACAGCATAGTCCCCACGCAGATGAAGAGGCGGTTCTTGTCTCTGGTGACCCACTAAGAGCTTTGTGGGAGAGGAGAGCTTGCGAGATTGAGTGCATGCAAATCTATGTGGATGTGGCAGTCCCAGGTTAGCCGAGGCTGGACATGAAAGGGGTGTGCCAACAGAAGAGGGGCAAGGCCTAGTGGGAATGGCCTTGTAGATGCGGAGGAGCACAGCTGGCAGGAGAGTGTGAGCCACAGCAAGGGTTACTGGCCAGCATCGTGTGGGACGCAAGCTGTTAGTGAAATTATTAAGTGCCAGCCTTTGGCTATGTTAACTCATCATACTTCACGCCATCTCTATGGAGGAGGAATTGTTAATACCCCCATTTGGGGgaaatgagacacagagaggttaagaaacttgcctgaggtcacagagctagcaaGGAGCAGAAGAGAACTCAAACCCTGGCATCGTGGCTCTCAGACTTTGTCAGCTTAACCACTTCTCTACACTGCTGCTCATTTGAGGGCAGGGGCCCATAGCAAGAAAGGAGCATGCTTTCTTGGCTACATTTGCCCCAATTATGGATGAAACTTACCGGGGGGCAGGCTTTAGTGACTTCAGGCAGTATAGGGGCAGGGCATGCACAGAGTGGTTGCCTTTATTACATGGACACATGCGGGACATGCAAAGAGTAGACATGGTCCTAGGCACAGTAGGGGAACCATCTCCAGTGGACCGTTGTGGGGTGTGGCTTGGAAGGCACCTGTCAATCAGAAGGGAAGTGGCCTTTAGCCCTGGCCCCTTAGTAGGTGGAAATATGGAGTTGAGGGGCTTGGAAATTGTCCCAGAAAATAGATGCAGCTATGAGATGTGTATACCCAAGGATGTACAGATGAGGGGGAGTGGTCTGTATCATGGTTTCCCCGAAAGGACAAGAATGTGTAGAAGAGAGGAACTAGAAGAGCACCCATTGCCCCAGTAGGAGTAACACGGGGTGTGAGGTGACCTCACTGTCCACTTGAGTGAGGGTGGGGCATGCAGGTAAGGGGGCGTGGCCTGTAGCATCCATCCCCTTAAAGGTGGGAGTATGTAGATAAGAACGCTTGAATGGCATTTGTCCTAGTAGGAATGAGACACTGCTAGGGAGCAtgccccttgagggcagggcaTAAAAACTGTAGCATTCCTCCCTGGCAGGGGCCAGGATATGTAGATGAGGGTagatgaatggctaaaattaTCCTAGTAGGTGATGAGCCACGGACAGGGGGTGGGTCTGAGGGTGGGGCATGCAGATAAGGGGCATGGGCTGTATCAAAGGCCCTGAGAGGGTGAGAATTTGTTGCTTGAATGGCTGCTGTTGTCCCAGTAGAGGGTGAGACACTGGTAGGGATGTATCGTTTGGTCCCCCCGGGTGGGACGTGCAACTGAAGCATCGCGGTTCAGAGTGGAGCTAACCCCGCGCTGATCCCGCCCCCTCCCGCAGGATGATCCCATCCACCAGCCAGACCTTCCTGGTGAATGATCTGGCAGCGGGCCGCGCCTACGACCTGTGCGTGCTGGCCGTCTACGACGATGGGGCCACGGCGCTGCCCGCCACCCGAGTGGTGGGCTGCGTGCAGTTTACCACGGCGGGGGATCCCGCGCCCTGCCGCCCACTGAGGGCCCATTTCTTGGGCGGCACCATGATCATCGCCATCGGGGGTGTCATTGTCGCCTCCGTCCTCGTTTTCATAGTTCTGCTCATGATCCGCTACAAGGTCTACGGCGATGGGGATGGCCGCCGAGTCAAGGGCACCTCCAGGTCGCCTCCGCGGGTCAGCCACGTGTGCTCTCAGACCAACGGCGCAGGCGCAGGCGCAACgcaagccccgcccccgccggcgcaAGACCGCTACGAGGCGCTGCGCGAGGTGCCAGCTCCGGCTGCGGCGGTGGCCGTCGAGGCAAAGGCCGTGGCGGCCGACACGGCTTCCGCGGAACCGGAGGCGGTCCTTGGACGCTCCCTGGGCGGCTCAGCCACCTCGCTGTGCCTGCTGCCGTCCGAGGAAACCTCCGGGGAGGAGTCCTGGGCCGCGGCTGGCCCTCGGAGGAGCCGTTCTGGGGCCCTGGGACCGCTGGCTTCGGCGCCCCCCACTTTAGCTCTGGTTCCTGGGGGAGCCCCGGCCCGGCCGAGACCGCAGCAGCGCTATTCGTTTGACGGGGACTACGGGGCGCTCTTCCAGAGCCACAGTTACCCGCGCCGCGCCCGGCGGACAAAGCGCCACCGGTCCACGCCGCACCTGGACGGGGCCGGAGGGGGCGCGGCCGGGGAGGACGGAGACCTGGGGCTGGGCGCCGCCAGGGCGCGCCTGGCCTTTACCAGCACCGAGTGGATGCTGGAGAGTACCGTGTGAGCGGCTGGCGGGCGCCGGGACGCCTGGGTGCCGCGGACAAACGCCCAGCCGCCCGGACGCCGGGGCAGGACTCGGGGGACAAAGCTCCGAGCAAAGACGTCGGACTGCAGGGGAGGCGTGCCCTTCTCCTCCCTGGATGGGGTGGGCGGCCTGGGCTGCGGCTCGAAGTCACGCCCCCGCGCTTAGGGGGGTTGGAGGGTGGGCCGCCGAGCTCCTCTCCCCCACGGACTTTAAgcccccctcctgcccctccccccgcgCGCTCGCGGACCTCGCTGGAGCCGGTGCCTTACACAGCGAAGCGCGGGGAGGGGCAGGGTCCCCCGACACTGCAGCACTGAGACACGagacccctccccctgcccgggACCCGGGGCAGGGGCGAGGGACCCATTTCTTGTATCTGGCTGGACTAGATCCTATTCTGTCCCGCGGCGGCCTCcaaagcccccacccccaccccattcaATTCCCTGGTCCCGTCGGGTCTGGCTTGGGGTGCCCCTTTCTCCGTTCCCTTCGTTTGTCTCTGTCACGCCCTCTGTCGTCTTTGTCTTACGTCCTTCCCTGTTTGTCTCTTATTTCTCTGTCCCGTCATCTCTTCTCCCTCTGAACTCCCGTATTGCGTCCAGCCTCCTTGTCTCTCCAGATTATATCTCCCCAGTACACATTCTCCCGGGCAGGTCCCACTGGAAGGACCAGACTcacccctcttccttcctcttaacCCCCAAATAAATCCCCACATGAACAAAATCCAAAACCAAATCCCCCTCCCTACCGGAGCCGGGACCCTCCGCCACAGgagaattaaacatttttctgtgTCTGAGGCCACTCTGCTGAcctctgtgtgtgtccatgtgtcttGGGGAGGTTGAGGGGGAGGGTGACCTAGATTACGGCGTAAGGGCTCTTAAGTGAGTCTGAAGGTAGGACAGCTAACTGGGCCCAGGAAGATTTGCAGACAGTTTCCTACCCTCTGAGAGACTTAGAGGTGGGGAATAAtatgtcaaaaacaaaacaaacaaacaaaaccccaaaggcACAAACAATAGCTAAGGTTTAGTGAGTGcttgctgtgtgccaagcacttaattcgtttaatcctcacaacagccctaggacATCAGTaccattatcccattttatagatgagtaaattgaggcccagaagtaaagtaacttgccccaggtcacataaCCAGAAGGTGGCAAAATTGGGTTTTAAAAAGGCAGGCAGGTTTCTGAATCTTTAGTGCTGAGCAGCTAGGAAATGTTCATTCTACAcataggcactgtgctaagcacagcTCATCTCTCCAAGGTCGGACGGCTGTTGGAGGCAGATGCAtttggtcccattttacagacaggaatcTGCACCCGAGAGCGGTGAAGTCACGTGCCCGAGGCTCCCCTGGTGAAGACATTGGAGACCTGGCAGTTTGACCTCAGTATCTGTTCCTCACCACTACCAAATGTAGCCTCTGATGTCTGTGTCTGGAGGCTAGGGAATGGCCCCCAGGACCTTAGTTAGCTGAGTGTGGGTGTCCAAAGCCagcctggtgggggaggggatgagggaAAGGGCTCATTGGTCATGCTGTCTGGAATCTGAGGGCTCTTAGGTAGAGAAGGGGTCTGCTTAGGGCGCAGGGcttggtgtggggaggggagtttCTCAGGTGAAGGTGTGGGCTGTGGCTGGGGAAGGGAAGTTGTTTTGGTGTGTGGGCCCTGCAGTGAAAACTCTTTCCCAATcctggggaagaaggaagaaggcctCATGCCAGCCAGGGGCCTCctgaggcctggggaggaggagagaaagacagaaatagaaacagagcaggagggaggggaatggATCTGGGCAGACAGGGTGGTAGGCAGCAAGGACAGAGGCACCAGAGAATCACAGGCCAGAATCACCCAGTGGCCTAGCCACACTTATCTCAGTCATCACGACTCCTGAGTACTGAGGGCTTCCCacacaccaggcactgtgctcacaaACCCTCCCTGATGCGTGAATAGAGAGTGTGCAGCTCAGCCCCTGGCACATAGCACTCACAAAATGGACTCAAGACAGTAAGCATGATTACATCTATACTCTGCAACAGATGTGTGCGGTGTGTGCaccctcttatttatttttggataggtaagaagtgggttTACTTAGAAACAcgctccacagacagagtgtgggccatctcagaaggcaagaggcctTGTGTACCCTCTTTTTTTAGATAAGGAAACAAGTTCAGAGAGGtaaggacttgcccaagatcatgcaGGCAGTAAACGGCAGAGCCATGATTGGAAAGTTTACTGCCTCCAAATCCTGCACACCTAACCATCTGACTATATTGTTGCTGATCCACCTGATAAAGCTTTCTTGAGCATGTACTATGTACCTGGCCCTGTGCaggggatacaacagtgaacaaaatagacaaaacgAGAAACCCCTGCCCCATGGAGCGAGAAGACAGTAATCAAGCAAGTAAATAATGAGTGTCTGGTAGTGAATAAGTGTCACGTTGAGAATGAAAACAGGATGCTGGGATGGGATGACTGAGAGGCTTACTTTAGGATAGAAGGTCAAGGAAGGTGATGTTGGAACTGGAGAAATCCATTGTGGGCAGAGCCAGGGAAGAGCATTCCtggcagagagaagagcatgTACAAAgcccctgaggcaggagtgtgcttGGTGTGTTGGAGGTACAGCGTGTCTGGACTGGAATAAGGGGGAGAGTGAGAGGAGAGCAAGTGGGAGAGGCAAGCAGGGAGCAGGTTCTGCAGAGCCTTGTGGGCTGTGGTCAAGAGTAAAGATTTTATTCTCAGAGCTGTGGGAAGCCCGTGGAGTGTTTTCAGCTGGGGCAGTATATGGCCTGATTTCCATGGAGAATCCAGCTTCGAGCAGGGTGTGCCTGTCTTCAAAACAAAATCAGGAACTGCCACCTCAGAACTTGGCATCCACCCATCGGCACATTTGGGACCCACATGGTCCCTGGTTCAGCCCTTTGGATGACAGCCATCACCTTCCTTCCCCTGTAACTTCAGGTCTTTCATTTAACAGAGAAGTATTTATCAATGCCAATGACatgcttggttttgttttttcccaaaaTTGAGAGCTTTAAACCCAAGAACAGGTACATTAGTGAGAGAGGGCATGGTATCATTCGAGGGGAGTATTGGAAcatctgctctgtgccctggCCCTGTGATGGGCACTGGTGACCCAGCAGTGACCAGTTGGTCAACAGTGACTGACTGACCAAGACAGCTCCAGTTCCTGCCCTCTTGGAGCTCAGGCAGACAGATATGGCAATAGGGCTGCGGTGGGAGAAACGTAAAGCCTATCAGAGCCCAGGAGAGCTGCCTGACCCTGCCTGGAGGTTCAGGGACGTGTGTTAGAGTCTTGGTAGCAAGTGACAGGAAGTCAGCTTAACTGGATTACGTGTAAAAAGCGTGCATTTGTTGGCTCATGTAGCTAGGAAGGAGACAATCAAGGGTAAAGCTACCAGGAACTTGGCCTTAGAGACTGGAACCCAGGCTCAACTCCATCATGACACTCTTCCCATTCATTTCTCTTCTCCGCTTGTCTCAACTCAGATTTATCCCCTTCAACTGCATGTAGTAGGGCAGACACAGACTCAATCCTTCTAGCACCATAGCCCAGAGGTAAAATGGCAAAACCTCCAgtcctaaatgaaaaaaaaaaatcccagggaaGGGCTCTGATTGGCCTGACTGGGGACACATGCCACCCCTGCATTGATTGTGATATCCAAAGGAATGGAATGCTTTGACTGGCCAGGTTGGGGTCACATGTCCAGTTCGTTtggcctggggaagggggaggtgctAAAAATATTAGggtgaaccatatgaaattgccagtTTTGTAGGTTAGAGATGGCAGAAcattggcaatttcatatggttgaACCTAAATGGTCACTGGGAAAGTAGGATGGGAAAACTTATTGGGCATATAAAAGCAATAGAAACCCCAGTGCTCCACTCAGAaggattttgtttctgtttttgcggtacgcggacctctcactgctgtggcctctcccgttgcagagcacaggctccggacgcgcaggcccagcggccgtggctcacgggcccagccgctctgcggcatgtgggatcctcccggaccggggcacgaacccgcgtcccctgcctcggcaggcggactcccaaccaccgcgccaccagggaagcccactcagaAGGATTTTTGGTGGAGGAAGTGATATTACTGAGACATAGGGAATGAGTGGAAATTAGATGAAGATGTGGTAGTGGTGGGAGAGTAGTGGGGACATGTCCCAAGCAGAGGGAGCAGCTTATGCAAAGGCTGTCATGAGGGAGGCAAGGGAAGACTGGTCACTTTACTCTGGAGACGGAGTGCTCTGACTGGGCACACCTGAGTCTTGTGTCCAACCAATGAGGGAATGGGAAAGGGGGATCCTGCCCCAAAGGAAAATTGAGAAGCTTTACCAGGTGAAATGGACGCTGGGCAGGCAAACCAAAGTATATCCAGTTCAAAATTTCTTTGTTAGGCCTTGGCATCTCCAAGCAGAGGTTTGCAACCTTGTTTCAATTACATCACTCATACTGAAAAGGGGTATATGCCTGAACTCAGACATGTCCTACATGATTCaaatttttattatcaaataatTGGTCTCTTTCTCTGGGTTCTTTGCTGGGCATACAGAGATGGATTTCTGAGGATACATTTGgctgaagaaacaaaacccaattaACATGACTCAAGATATttggttatctcatttaatatgtCTGGAGTTGGGAGTTTGGAGCTGTTAATGCAACAGTTTATTGATATCACCAATGACCCATTCTCCTACTCTTTTGGTCCACCTTCCTTGGAAGAATAGTTTCATATTCTAGGCTTGCTGCCTCATTGGCCACCACAGCTCCAGGTCTCTCATCCTTATACCAATGAActaagcaggaaggaagggaacaaATGGAAGAGTTTTCTTTGtgttagggaagaaaaaaatccgaaaataataaaaatgacagcaATAAACGCATATATGGGGCTTAACCTGTGCCAAgaattgttttcaattctttacaTAAATTAACTCCCTTAAGAAGCCCTTTAGTCTCATGGCCACTCCAAACTGTAGAGGCGGGTGATCCACACTGGACCCTGTCCAATTTCGtgacccacagaatctgtgagCATAATAAGATAGTTGTTGTTTTACTCCACTAAGTTTGGGGTGTTTGTTATGACTTGGAGAATATTGTTTGTGTGAAAGCTGGAGCCATGGCTGCTGTCTTGAGACCGTGAGGTAGCCACAGTAAGAATCGGTcaacagaaatggaaagaacCTGGTTCCCCAATGACatggttgaaagaatgaatgaatgggttttGGAGCTGCCCTGCCAATGCACTTTTTACTGTGacataataaattcatttttgttctacccatttgagttgggtttctgacACATTATAGGATAAAGCATCCTGACTGATATAGACTTCCATCTGTCCTAGGTACATATGGAAAAGAGAGAGATACAGT
It includes:
- the LRFN1 gene encoding leucine-rich repeat and fibronectin type III domain-containing protein 1; the protein is MAPGPFSSALLSLPPAALPFLLLLWAGASRGQPCPGRCICQNVAPTLTMLCAKTGLLFVPPAIDRRVVELRLTDNFIAAVRRRDFANMTSLVHLTLSRNTIGQVAAGAFADLRALRALHLDSNRLAEVRGDQLRGLGNLRHLILGNNQIRRVESAAFDAFLSTVEDLDLSYNNLEALPWEAVGQMVNLNTLTLDHNLIDHIAEGTFVQLHKLVRLDMTSNRLHKLPPDGLFLRSQGPGPKPPTPLTVSFGGNPLHCNCELLWLRRLTREDDLETCATPEHLTDRYFWSIPEEEFLCEPPLITRQAGGRALVVEGQAVSLRCRAVGDPEPVVHWVAPDGRLLGNSSRTRVRGDGTLDVTITTLRDSGTFTCIASNAAGEATAPVEVCVVPLPLMAPPPAAPPPLTEPGSSDIATPGRPGANESGAERRLVAAELTSSSVLIRWPAQRPVPGIRMYQVQYNSSADDSLVYRMIPSTSQTFLVNDLAAGRAYDLCVLAVYDDGATALPATRVVGCVQFTTAGDPAPCRPLRAHFLGGTMIIAIGGVIVASVLVFIVLLMIRYKVYGDGDGRRVKGTSRSPPRVSHVCSQTNGAGAGATQAPPPPAQDRYEALREVPAPAAAVAVEAKAVAADTASAEPEAVLGRSLGGSATSLCLLPSEETSGEESWAAAGPRRSRSGALGPLASAPPTLALVPGGAPARPRPQQRYSFDGDYGALFQSHSYPRRARRTKRHRSTPHLDGAGGGAAGEDGDLGLGAARARLAFTSTEWMLESTV